In Halorhabdus rudnickae, the following proteins share a genomic window:
- a CDS encoding ABC transporter permease, protein MVSKRFVTKRLLLLVPVLFGVSTLVFAILHLSPGDPAVAIAGQRASQAFIDQVRSDLGLADPLWQQYVRFLGDVVTFDFGQSYQIQRGTPVSSILAQRLPITIELAVLGQIAGLVFGLPLGILSAVKQDTVTDHLTRIGALSGISIPIYWSGPLLILLFAQLLGLLPTSGRIGSEYFLEPVTGLILVDTLAMGEFDAFVSAATHLLLPVMVLGIYQMALISRMMRSSMIEVLRQDYMRTARAKGQGAKITVMKHGLRNAFIPVITIVGIQFGTLLGGAVLTETVFEINGIGTLLVDAINQSDYPVVQATVLVFAVLYTLVNLVVDLTYSVLDPRIEQ, encoded by the coding sequence ATGGTATCGAAGCGGTTCGTCACGAAACGCCTGCTCCTGCTGGTGCCGGTGCTGTTCGGCGTCTCGACGCTCGTGTTCGCCATCCTGCACCTCTCCCCGGGCGATCCTGCGGTCGCGATCGCCGGCCAGCGCGCCAGCCAGGCGTTCATCGACCAGGTCCGCTCGGACCTGGGGCTGGCCGATCCGCTCTGGCAACAGTACGTCCGGTTTTTGGGCGACGTTGTGACCTTCGACTTCGGGCAGTCCTACCAGATCCAGCGTGGGACGCCCGTCAGTTCGATCCTGGCCCAGCGACTCCCGATCACGATTGAACTCGCGGTCCTTGGCCAGATCGCCGGGCTGGTCTTCGGGCTGCCGTTAGGCATCCTCTCGGCGGTGAAACAGGATACGGTGACCGATCACCTGACGCGGATCGGCGCACTCAGCGGCATCTCGATTCCGATCTACTGGAGTGGCCCCTTGCTCATTCTGCTGTTCGCACAGCTTCTCGGTCTGTTGCCAACGAGCGGACGGATCGGATCCGAGTATTTCCTCGAACCCGTCACCGGCCTCATCCTGGTCGATACGCTGGCGATGGGTGAGTTCGACGCGTTCGTCTCCGCGGCGACCCACTTGCTGTTGCCTGTCATGGTGCTTGGCATCTACCAGATGGCGCTGATCTCCCGGATGATGCGTTCCTCGATGATCGAGGTGCTGCGCCAGGATTATATGCGGACTGCCCGGGCGAAAGGCCAGGGCGCGAAGATTACTGTCATGAAACACGGTCTCCGCAACGCTTTCATCCCCGTTATCACGATCGTCGGTATCCAGTTCGGGACGCTACTGGGCGGGGCCGTCCTAACCGAGACGGTCTTCGAGATCAACGGCATCGGCACCCTCCTGGTCGACGCGATCAACCAGAGTGACTACCCGGTCGTACAGGCGACTGTCTTGGTGTTCGCGGTCCTGTACACGCTGGTGAACCTGGTTGTCGACCTCACCTACTCGGTTCTTGACCCACGGATCGAACAATGA
- a CDS encoding PAS domain S-box protein — translation MVSEDEVAREAFEKAATIMLILGVDGTVQRINDHGCAVLGYDRAELLGTDWFETVVPEESDVGLQAVLEDVKENDEADVHENVVRTADGEIRHVKWHVSGLRDDADKVTHLLVSGSDITDRIETECRLRRYEQAVESSTNLLAAVDREYRYVLTNHRYRDLYGIDEGVPADERLADVLGSERFEAIKPYVDRALAGESVEYETERTRPDGEQRSFHVRYFPLEDADGTIQGAVASLRDVTERRARERERRETMETFEGLFDGINDAVFVHRLDGQFLAVNETACQRLGYDEGELLGMTPWDLDVDEAVRKIDDRIETIREEGGVTFETVHVGKDGEQIPVEITSSLVTYFGETAILSVARDITDRKERERQLRREIDRLAEFADVISHDLRNPLNVAQGRLALLGEDCGSEHLEPIERALDRMEGIVEDTLTLARQGETVGETEPVRVADIVGQCWDAVATGTATLEITEEFTIRADHDRLRHVFENLFRNAVEHSSTSSDSQARQDAVEHGGETVTVRVGRCEAGFYVMDDGQGIDSEHRESVFEPGFSTLEHGTGFGLTIVRQIAEAHGWAVTVADAESGGARFEFADVEVIE, via the coding sequence ATGGTTTCCGAGGACGAAGTTGCCCGGGAGGCCTTCGAGAAGGCCGCCACGATCATGCTGATCCTCGGGGTCGACGGGACGGTCCAGCGGATCAACGACCACGGCTGTGCGGTGCTGGGCTACGACCGGGCGGAGCTGCTTGGCACGGACTGGTTCGAAACGGTGGTTCCAGAGGAGAGTGACGTCGGCCTCCAAGCAGTCCTCGAAGATGTCAAAGAGAACGACGAGGCCGACGTCCACGAGAACGTGGTCCGGACAGCGGATGGCGAGATCCGACATGTCAAGTGGCACGTCTCCGGACTCCGTGACGACGCGGACAAGGTCACACACCTGCTGGTTTCGGGATCGGACATCACCGACCGTATCGAAACCGAGTGTCGTCTCCGCCGGTACGAGCAGGCCGTCGAGAGTTCGACGAACCTGCTTGCGGCCGTCGATCGCGAGTACCGGTACGTGTTGACCAACCACCGCTACCGGGACCTTTACGGCATCGACGAGGGCGTTCCGGCGGACGAGCGACTCGCGGATGTCCTTGGGAGCGAGCGCTTCGAAGCGATCAAACCGTACGTCGATCGGGCACTCGCCGGCGAGTCGGTCGAGTACGAGACCGAACGAACGCGACCGGACGGAGAGCAGCGGTCGTTTCACGTTCGGTACTTTCCGCTCGAAGACGCTGACGGGACGATCCAGGGCGCTGTGGCGTCGTTGCGCGACGTCACCGAGCGCCGGGCGCGCGAACGGGAACGCCGGGAGACGATGGAGACCTTCGAGGGACTCTTTGACGGGATCAACGACGCCGTGTTCGTCCACAGACTCGACGGCCAGTTTCTCGCCGTCAACGAGACCGCCTGTCAGCGCCTGGGCTACGATGAGGGCGAGTTGCTCGGGATGACACCGTGGGATCTCGACGTCGACGAGGCGGTGAGAAAGATCGACGATCGCATCGAGACGATCCGGGAAGAAGGTGGAGTGACCTTCGAGACCGTGCACGTCGGGAAAGACGGTGAACAGATCCCGGTCGAAATCACGTCGAGCCTCGTTACGTACTTCGGGGAGACGGCGATTCTGAGCGTCGCACGGGACATTACCGACCGCAAGGAGCGTGAACGACAGCTCAGGCGGGAGATCGATCGACTCGCCGAGTTCGCCGATGTCATCTCTCATGATCTCCGCAATCCGCTGAACGTCGCCCAGGGGCGACTCGCGTTGCTCGGCGAGGATTGCGGGAGCGAGCACCTCGAACCGATCGAACGCGCGCTCGATCGCATGGAGGGCATCGTCGAGGACACGCTCACGCTCGCCCGCCAGGGCGAGACCGTCGGCGAAACCGAACCCGTCCGCGTCGCCGACATCGTCGGACAGTGTTGGGACGCCGTGGCGACGGGAACGGCGACACTCGAAATCACCGAGGAGTTCACGATCCGCGCCGATCACGACCGCCTCCGGCACGTCTTCGAGAACCTGTTCCGGAACGCCGTGGAGCATAGCTCCACGAGCTCTGACTCGCAAGCTCGTCAGGACGCCGTCGAACACGGCGGCGAAACCGTCACCGTCCGAGTCGGGCGGTGCGAAGCGGGTTTCTACGTGATGGACGACGGCCAGGGGATCGACTCCGAACACCGCGAATCCGTCTTCGAGCCTGGGTTTTCGACCCTGGAGCATGGAACGGGCTTTGGACTCACTATCGTCCGCCAGATTGCCGAAGCCCACGGCTGGGCCGTGACAGTGGCCGACGCCGAGTCCGGCGGCGCACGCTTCGAGTTCGCCGATGTCGAAGTGATCGAGTAA
- a CDS encoding ABC transporter permease, which produces MSTETANASTDAERSLLERLRASPFLSQLLANRLAVIGLSIIAFVAILAIYARFTYDLESLMATRYGVNPAEVPPNAEYWFGTDGQARNIFPRVIYGAWYAMLYGTVTVLASTVLGISFGILAAYYGDLADNVIMRTMDVLLSFPSLLLALALVTIFPEELGLWRAVAALTLVYTPRFARVVRGAALKVLEDEYIEATRALGATDPRLLVRHVLPNCLAPITVQSTLNFGLAIIDIAALSFLGFGASPGEPTWGMMLSNGVEFGLFSGIWWWSFFPGFVLALTVLGFNLLGDGMRDALDPRMRETVD; this is translated from the coding sequence ATGAGTACCGAAACAGCCAATGCATCGACGGACGCAGAACGCTCGCTTCTCGAACGACTGCGCGCCAGTCCGTTCCTCTCTCAGTTACTGGCCAACCGACTCGCAGTCATCGGGCTCTCGATCATCGCGTTCGTCGCGATACTGGCGATCTATGCGCGGTTCACATACGATTTAGAGAGCCTGATGGCGACCCGATACGGGGTCAATCCGGCCGAGGTCCCGCCCAACGCCGAGTACTGGTTCGGAACCGACGGCCAGGCCCGGAACATCTTCCCGCGAGTCATCTACGGCGCCTGGTACGCGATGCTCTACGGAACTGTCACCGTCCTGGCCTCGACGGTGCTCGGGATCTCTTTTGGCATCCTCGCAGCCTACTACGGCGACCTCGCTGATAACGTCATCATGCGGACGATGGATGTCCTCCTGTCGTTCCCGTCACTACTGTTGGCGCTTGCCCTGGTGACGATCTTCCCCGAGGAACTGGGCCTCTGGCGGGCGGTCGCCGCGCTGACGCTGGTCTACACGCCACGGTTCGCCCGCGTCGTCCGTGGGGCCGCACTGAAGGTTCTCGAAGACGAATACATCGAGGCGACCCGCGCGCTCGGGGCGACCGACCCCCGATTGCTCGTCCGGCACGTCCTCCCGAACTGTCTGGCGCCGATCACCGTCCAGTCGACGCTGAACTTCGGGCTAGCGATCATCGACATCGCGGCCCTCTCGTTTCTCGGGTTCGGTGCCAGTCCCGGTGAACCGACCTGGGGGATGATGCTCTCGAACGGTGTCGAGTTCGGCCTGTTTTCGGGCATCTGGTGGTGGTCGTTCTTCCCCGGATTCGTGCTCGCCCTGACGGTGCTCGGGTTCAACCTCCTGGGTGACGGCATGCGCGATGCTCTCGACCCGCGCATGCGTGAGACCGTTGACTGA
- a CDS encoding MutS-related protein, which produces MELQAIPGVGTKTAESLAQLQDPQEAIENGNVAAVARAPGISQGRAARIVRAAIRKRHDDEREFLATPRAREVYQDIQELLQERTVTDYAAARLETLYPSASTSRIGEVRALSERAMERDPDQAVRRALGDVDPLERPGDIRVRDRCLATTDGETYASAREAIPELSVEVVDDSRDLAELARGYATVVALDDSFAGVDVDGDVRVEPDALQDPVSVVPERPLAFFAHNRERLLAAIAVHRAADLDAPCDLAALEAALDRLDAEGTPTGDDELERLQTAVDDLEAVVSEAESVANDRLRAAIEQQDVTIEGADLLSLVERGAGVDEVLSRELAAEYDDAVEAAREHVIETLSLRDVADVARRVVPDEPTFPVEREETVVSRLREELTTARDRRAERLKTELADDLAAMRGPAEQLVEAALELDVELAIARFGADFEATMPDLDGDGIAIEGGRSPLLDVAFDAVDPVDYEVDGVRLLSGVNSGGKTSTLDLLALVVILAHMGLPVPAERARVGRIDALHYHAKTQGTLDAGAFESTLRSFGELVTEAASDGETLVLVDELESITEPGASAKIMAGILEALAERDQTAVFVSHLAREIRATADREIGVDGIQALGLEDGELQVDRTPRTDTLARSTPELIVEKLADDDDHGNGSGDFYARLLGKFE; this is translated from the coding sequence ATGGAGCTCCAGGCGATCCCCGGCGTCGGTACGAAGACGGCCGAATCGCTGGCCCAACTCCAAGACCCACAGGAGGCGATCGAGAACGGTAACGTCGCAGCCGTCGCGCGGGCACCCGGCATCAGCCAGGGTCGAGCCGCCCGGATCGTCCGGGCGGCGATCCGGAAACGACACGACGACGAGCGGGAGTTTCTCGCGACGCCTCGTGCCAGGGAGGTGTATCAGGATATCCAGGAACTGCTCCAGGAGCGTACTGTCACCGACTACGCGGCCGCCCGTCTGGAGACGCTGTATCCCAGCGCCAGCACCTCCCGTATCGGGGAGGTCCGGGCATTGAGCGAGCGGGCGATGGAACGCGATCCCGACCAGGCGGTTCGACGGGCACTCGGTGACGTCGACCCGCTCGAACGACCCGGAGACATCCGGGTGCGTGACAGGTGTCTCGCGACGACCGACGGCGAGACCTACGCCAGTGCGCGAGAGGCGATCCCCGAGTTGAGTGTCGAAGTGGTCGATGACAGCCGCGATCTCGCGGAACTGGCCCGTGGCTACGCGACGGTGGTGGCGCTGGACGATTCGTTCGCGGGCGTCGACGTCGACGGTGACGTCCGTGTCGAACCCGACGCCCTCCAGGATCCGGTCTCGGTCGTCCCGGAGCGGCCGCTTGCGTTTTTCGCGCACAACCGCGAGCGCCTGCTCGCGGCGATCGCCGTCCACCGGGCGGCCGATCTCGATGCCCCCTGTGATCTGGCGGCACTCGAAGCCGCGCTGGATCGACTCGACGCGGAAGGGACGCCGACCGGCGACGACGAATTGGAGCGGCTCCAGACCGCCGTCGACGACCTTGAGGCCGTCGTGAGCGAGGCCGAATCGGTCGCAAACGATCGTCTCCGTGCGGCCATCGAACAACAGGACGTCACCATCGAGGGGGCGGACCTGCTGTCGCTGGTCGAGCGGGGCGCTGGCGTCGACGAGGTGCTTTCGAGAGAACTGGCCGCCGAGTACGACGACGCCGTCGAGGCGGCCCGCGAGCACGTGATCGAGACGCTGTCCCTCCGGGACGTCGCTGACGTCGCCAGACGGGTCGTCCCGGACGAGCCGACGTTTCCGGTCGAGCGAGAGGAGACCGTCGTCTCACGGCTCCGGGAGGAACTGACGACCGCCCGCGATCGACGAGCCGAGCGGCTCAAGACCGAACTAGCCGACGACCTGGCCGCGATGCGCGGGCCGGCCGAGCAGTTGGTCGAGGCGGCCCTGGAACTCGATGTCGAACTCGCTATCGCTCGCTTCGGTGCGGACTTCGAGGCGACGATGCCCGACCTCGATGGCGACGGCATCGCGATCGAAGGTGGGCGCTCACCCCTTCTGGACGTGGCGTTCGACGCTGTCGATCCAGTCGACTACGAAGTCGACGGCGTTAGGCTCCTCTCGGGCGTCAACAGCGGCGGGAAGACCTCGACGCTGGATCTGCTTGCGCTGGTAGTGATCCTGGCACACATGGGCCTGCCAGTCCCAGCCGAGCGGGCCCGCGTCGGCCGGATCGATGCCTTGCACTACCACGCCAAGACCCAGGGAACCCTCGATGCGGGGGCCTTCGAGAGCACGCTACGATCCTTTGGCGAGTTGGTCACCGAGGCGGCAAGCGACGGCGAGACGCTGGTACTAGTCGACGAACTAGAGAGTATCACGGAACCGGGGGCGAGCGCGAAGATCATGGCCGGTATCCTCGAAGCACTCGCCGAGCGCGACCAGACGGCCGTGTTCGTCTCTCACCTCGCCAGAGAGATCAGGGCGACGGCCGACCGCGAGATCGGCGTCGATGGGATCCAGGCGCTGGGGCTCGAAGACGGCGAGTTACAGGTCGATCGCACGCCACGGACGGACACGCTGGCTCGCTCGACACCGGAGCTTATCGTCGAGAAACTCGCCGATGACGATGACCACGGGAACGGTAGCGGCGACTTCTATGCGCGACTGTTGGGGAAGTTCGAGTAG
- a CDS encoding YgaP family membrane protein — protein MEQNVGSVDRTVRIVAGLVLGAVGLAVLAGFLSALGTVIAALALVVGVVLLGTALTRQCLLYELVGIDTRE, from the coding sequence ATGGAGCAAAACGTCGGCTCGGTCGATCGCACCGTTCGCATCGTCGCCGGCCTCGTCCTCGGGGCCGTCGGACTCGCCGTCTTGGCAGGTTTTCTATCGGCACTGGGGACAGTTATCGCCGCGTTAGCGCTTGTCGTCGGAGTCGTACTGCTCGGGACAGCCCTGACCCGGCAGTGTCTGCTCTATGAGTTGGTCGGCATCGACACGAGAGAGTAA
- a CDS encoding ABC transporter substrate-binding protein: MAHSDDERSRREFLQAAGTATVAVMATGATAGCLGGDDTPTEDNGDSADGTDTGGDTGADGDTGSDGEPGGATLRYGRGAHSATLDPQNTTSGEVAKVTNQAYEGLIAFQPGEATLTEALATDWSMEGDSVTLTLREGVTFHDGTEFTAADFVATYRRFVDEDYEYYFEDASAYGPFTLGNWIDSVEAADDYELEITLTQSYAPFLRNLAMFPSVVISKEAIEGDVNLDEEMVGTGPFELSNLDDANNRIQLTAFDDYWGESPELGEVLFLTRGQNNTRAQALVEGEMEIIDGLDPSSIDIVDGSDSAQIRTIEGINIGYMAFNMSQVEAFRDRRVRQAISHAIDTQAIVENIYEGIATQADQPIPPALFGHNDDLSPYETDRERAQSLLEEAGYGDGFSFSLTTFQNPRGYNPAPIRTAQTIRTNLAEIGIEVTIDDRPFSDYLTYTSEGRHQATLSGWYTDNADPDNFCYVLLHPQCEVPEGQDWVSWDTEGFNTSNYAAWANSEYMSLVEDAQTTADQGERADLYNQAAAVAHEQAPWVYIDYAQEVRGVASTVSGYTVAAIGGPYLTNVTVE; encoded by the coding sequence ATGGCACACAGTGACGATGAACGGTCACGACGTGAATTCCTACAAGCAGCCGGGACGGCGACAGTCGCGGTGATGGCCACCGGCGCGACCGCCGGCTGTCTGGGCGGCGACGATACCCCGACGGAGGACAACGGGGACTCCGCCGACGGGACCGATACCGGCGGCGACACTGGGGCCGACGGCGACACCGGGTCCGACGGCGAACCCGGCGGTGCGACCCTCCGGTACGGACGGGGGGCTCACTCGGCAACGCTCGATCCCCAGAACACCACCAGCGGCGAGGTGGCGAAAGTGACCAACCAGGCCTACGAGGGACTGATCGCCTTCCAGCCCGGCGAGGCCACCCTTACCGAGGCCTTAGCCACCGACTGGTCGATGGAGGGAGACTCGGTCACGCTGACTCTGCGTGAGGGTGTGACCTTCCACGACGGAACCGAGTTCACCGCCGCTGACTTCGTTGCAACCTATCGCCGCTTCGTCGACGAGGACTACGAATACTACTTCGAGGACGCCTCCGCGTACGGGCCTTTCACGCTGGGCAACTGGATCGACAGCGTCGAGGCCGCCGACGACTACGAACTCGAAATTACACTCACCCAGTCGTACGCCCCCTTCCTGCGGAATCTGGCGATGTTCCCCTCTGTCGTTATCTCGAAGGAGGCCATCGAGGGCGACGTCAACCTCGACGAGGAGATGGTCGGAACGGGCCCCTTCGAGTTGTCCAATCTCGACGACGCCAATAACCGCATTCAGCTGACGGCGTTCGACGACTACTGGGGCGAGAGTCCCGAACTCGGCGAGGTGCTGTTCCTGACTCGCGGCCAGAACAACACGCGCGCCCAGGCCTTAGTCGAGGGCGAGATGGAGATCATCGACGGGCTCGATCCCAGCAGTATCGACATCGTCGACGGCTCGGACAGTGCCCAAATCCGCACGATCGAGGGGATCAACATCGGGTACATGGCCTTTAACATGTCCCAGGTCGAGGCGTTCCGCGACCGCCGTGTCCGGCAGGCGATCAGCCACGCCATCGACACCCAGGCAATCGTTGAGAATATCTACGAGGGTATCGCCACCCAGGCTGACCAACCCATCCCGCCGGCCCTGTTCGGCCACAACGACGACCTTAGTCCCTACGAGACCGACCGTGAACGAGCCCAGTCCCTGCTCGAGGAAGCGGGTTACGGCGATGGCTTCTCGTTCTCGCTGACGACCTTCCAGAATCCCCGAGGGTACAACCCGGCCCCGATCCGGACCGCCCAGACCATCCGGACGAACCTCGCCGAGATCGGCATCGAGGTGACTATCGACGACCGGCCGTTCTCGGATTACCTCACCTACACCAGCGAAGGACGCCACCAGGCGACGCTGTCGGGCTGGTACACCGACAACGCCGACCCCGACAACTTCTGTTATGTCCTGTTGCACCCACAGTGTGAGGTTCCCGAGGGCCAGGACTGGGTCTCCTGGGACACTGAGGGCTTCAACACGTCGAACTACGCAGCGTGGGCCAACAGTGAGTACATGAGCCTCGTCGAGGACGCCCAGACGACCGCCGACCAGGGCGAACGCGCCGACCTGTACAATCAGGCTGCGGCCGTCGCCCACGAGCAAGCCCCGTGGGTCTACATCGATTACGCCCAGGAGGTCCGAGGCGTCGCCTCGACCGTCTCGGGGTACACCGTCGCCGCAATCGGCGGCCCGTACCTCACGAACGTCACTGTCGAGTGA
- a CDS encoding ABC transporter ATP-binding protein, protein MTDLLSISNLRTQFETERGTVKAVDGIDLSIAEGETVGLVGESGSGKSVTALSTMGLVDDPGEVTAGRVTFRDDALATEFLATDRSALVPYPSEPIGTIRDCVDTLRTDGRVEGLTERLRGTLADLGDDPHDLTEAVRTSVDDLAAESDPTAVAADLDAAIESAASGYVYVDDAARERLRSGADPADVTIETGIVDLTAAPESAMREVRGGEMGMIFQDPMTSLNPAVTVGEQVAESLRLHQYGGSKPDTWLNGIREILPKLGGREYDEEVAAEVIEMLDEVGIPEAAARAEEHPHEFSGGMRQRVLIAIALACQPDLLIADEPTTALDVTIQAQILDLIDDFQDELGMSVLMITHDLGVIAEVCDRVAVMYAGEIVEEGPVEEIFHDPSHPYTYTLLESIPTEDTDRLTPIEGNVPDLIDMPEGCHFAPRCPWAEEACRSGEIDFRQHGPGDIDHRSKCILEDFDRDEYGTAGVDSETHTEIGDVLLETEDMCKYYQQDSGLLDRVWGSGTPSVRAVDGIDLTVREGETLGLVGESGCGKSTAGRALLSLDPPTDGRVVFAGDDLGNLSKAELRERRKDMQMVFQDPMSSLDPRMTVGQTIMEPLKIHDLAEGQRRERVVELMEAVGLEPGQYDRYPHEMSGGQRQRVGIARALAVDPDFIVADEPVSALDVSVQAQIINLMEDLQEEFGLTYLFIAHDLSVVRHISDRVAVMYLGKIAEVSETEALFENPKHPYTRALLSAIPEPDPLADTDDRTILKGDVPSPIDPPSGCQFRTRCPAVIPPEDLDIDQKRFRELMFYRQRVEDRDIDLDALREEAAVVGAGGAGTGSEAVPDGGEDLRAIILEQFFEGPLPSEVRETVEQSVDHLRDGDWAAAADLLRESFGTVCERKEPALPEDDAHPAACHLHTAVDE, encoded by the coding sequence GTGACCGATCTCCTATCGATCTCGAACCTGCGGACACAGTTCGAGACGGAACGTGGTACCGTCAAGGCCGTCGACGGGATCGACCTGTCGATCGCGGAGGGCGAGACGGTCGGTCTGGTCGGCGAGTCGGGCTCCGGAAAGAGCGTCACCGCTCTCTCGACAATGGGCCTGGTCGACGATCCGGGTGAGGTTACGGCCGGCAGGGTCACCTTCCGGGACGACGCCCTCGCGACGGAGTTCTTGGCGACCGACAGGTCCGCTCTCGTCCCCTACCCGTCGGAACCTATCGGAACCATTCGAGACTGCGTCGACACTCTGCGGACCGACGGTCGTGTCGAGGGACTCACTGAGCGACTGCGTGGGACGCTGGCCGACCTTGGGGACGATCCCCATGATCTGACGGAAGCGGTCAGGACGTCGGTCGACGACCTCGCGGCGGAGTCCGATCCGACGGCTGTCGCCGCCGATCTCGACGCCGCGATCGAGTCAGCCGCTTCGGGCTACGTCTACGTCGACGACGCCGCCCGCGAACGGCTCCGATCGGGGGCCGATCCCGCGGATGTAACAATCGAGACAGGGATCGTCGACCTGACAGCCGCCCCGGAGTCTGCGATGCGGGAGGTCCGTGGCGGCGAGATGGGGATGATCTTCCAGGACCCGATGACGTCGCTGAACCCCGCGGTGACCGTCGGCGAGCAGGTCGCCGAGTCTCTGCGCCTCCACCAGTATGGCGGGAGCAAGCCGGACACCTGGCTCAACGGCATCCGGGAGATCCTCCCGAAACTCGGCGGCCGTGAGTACGACGAGGAGGTGGCCGCCGAAGTCATCGAGATGCTTGACGAGGTGGGTATCCCCGAAGCCGCCGCCCGCGCCGAGGAGCACCCTCACGAGTTCTCCGGCGGCATGCGCCAGCGCGTGCTGATCGCGATCGCGCTGGCCTGTCAGCCGGATCTGCTGATCGCCGACGAGCCCACGACCGCCCTGGACGTGACCATCCAGGCCCAAATCCTCGATCTCATCGACGATTTCCAAGACGAGCTCGGGATGTCGGTGCTGATGATCACTCACGACCTGGGGGTCATCGCCGAGGTCTGTGATCGTGTCGCGGTGATGTACGCCGGCGAGATCGTCGAGGAGGGACCCGTCGAGGAGATCTTCCACGATCCCAGCCATCCCTACACTTACACGTTGCTGGAATCGATCCCGACCGAGGACACCGACCGGCTGACCCCGATCGAGGGCAACGTCCCTGACCTCATCGACATGCCCGAGGGATGTCACTTTGCGCCGCGCTGTCCCTGGGCCGAGGAGGCCTGTCGCTCGGGTGAGATCGACTTCCGCCAGCACGGTCCTGGGGACATCGATCACCGCTCGAAGTGCATTCTGGAGGACTTCGACCGCGACGAGTACGGCACTGCGGGCGTCGACTCCGAGACCCACACCGAGATCGGCGACGTGCTACTCGAAACCGAGGACATGTGTAAGTACTACCAGCAGGATTCCGGGCTCCTCGATCGGGTGTGGGGGAGCGGTACACCTAGCGTCAGGGCCGTCGACGGGATCGATCTGACTGTCCGGGAGGGCGAGACCCTTGGGCTGGTCGGGGAGTCCGGCTGTGGCAAGTCCACGGCTGGCCGGGCGCTGTTGTCCCTCGATCCGCCCACCGACGGCCGGGTCGTCTTCGCCGGCGACGATCTGGGTAACCTTTCGAAGGCTGAGTTACGCGAGCGTCGCAAGGACATGCAGATGGTCTTTCAGGACCCGATGTCGAGTCTCGACCCCCGGATGACGGTCGGCCAGACGATCATGGAGCCGCTGAAGATCCACGACCTCGCCGAGGGGCAACGCCGCGAGCGCGTTGTCGAACTGATGGAGGCTGTCGGGCTGGAACCGGGCCAGTACGATCGGTACCCACACGAGATGTCCGGCGGCCAGCGCCAGCGGGTCGGCATCGCTCGCGCGCTGGCGGTCGATCCGGATTTCATCGTCGCCGACGAGCCCGTTTCGGCGCTGGACGTCTCCGTCCAGGCCCAGATCATCAATCTCATGGAGGACCTCCAGGAGGAGTTCGGCCTGACCTACCTCTTTATCGCCCACGACCTCTCGGTCGTCCGTCACATCTCCGATCGCGTCGCCGTCATGTATCTCGGCAAAATCGCCGAGGTCTCCGAGACCGAGGCGCTGTTCGAGAACCCCAAACACCCCTACACCCGGGCGCTGCTCTCTGCTATCCCCGAACCCGATCCGCTGGCCGACACCGACGATCGGACGATTCTCAAGGGCGATGTTCCCTCGCCGATCGACCCGCCCTCGGGGTGTCAATTCCGGACGCGGTGTCCGGCAGTCATCCCCCCGGAGGATCTGGATATCGACCAGAAGCGTTTCCGGGAGTTGATGTTCTACCGCCAGCGCGTCGAGGACCGCGACATCGACCTCGACGCGCTCCGGGAAGAGGCCGCGGTCGTCGGAGCCGGCGGTGCCGGGACCGGATCGGAGGCCGTCCCGGACGGCGGCGAGGACCTCCGGGCGATCATCCTCGAGCAGTTCTTCGAGGGGCCGCTCCCGAGCGAGGTCAGGGAGACTGTCGAGCAGTCCGTCGATCACCTTCGCGACGGCGACTGGGCGGCCGCCGCCGATCTTCTCCGGGAGTCCTTCGGGACCGTCTGTGAACGCAAGGAACCGGCGCTCCCCGAAGACGATGCCCACCCTGCCGCCTGTCATCTTCACACTGCCGTGGACGAATAG
- a CDS encoding DUF7268 family protein → MTDRTAVDPTADSSSGHDAARDPGRSVRAAARIVLAGIAVGIGASLALLAVDTPKGATDTAFALGALIFGFGLTTWAGAVGLGETIERMHEYADTDSGWTEAGARRAFATLTWFGSGWLFGAVGTAIAFGV, encoded by the coding sequence TTGACTGATCGTACCGCCGTGGATCCGACCGCCGACTCCTCGTCCGGACACGATGCGGCCCGAGACCCCGGCCGGTCGGTGCGTGCCGCTGCCCGGATCGTCCTGGCCGGAATCGCCGTCGGTATCGGTGCGTCCTTGGCGCTGCTGGCCGTCGATACGCCGAAGGGCGCGACCGACACCGCCTTCGCGCTCGGCGCGCTGATTTTCGGATTCGGCCTCACGACCTGGGCCGGCGCGGTCGGTCTGGGCGAGACGATCGAGCGCATGCACGAGTACGCCGACACCGACTCGGGGTGGACCGAGGCGGGTGCCAGACGCGCTTTCGCCACACTGACGTGGTTCGGTAGCGGGTGGCTGTTCGGTGCTGTCGGGACCGCGATCGCGTTTGGCGTCTGA